The following coding sequences lie in one Trichoderma breve strain T069 chromosome 1, whole genome shotgun sequence genomic window:
- a CDS encoding isocitrate/isopropylmalate dehydrogenase domain-containing protein: MLAIRSLSNPARHCLRAAPRAAATWSVSNKRFYSQERVAKYEGTKDSNGNFLVSLIEGDGIGPEIAQSVKDIFSAAKTPIAWEPIDVTPIIKDGRTAIPDAAIENINKNKIALKGPLATPVGKGHVSLNLTLRRTFNLFANLRPCRSVAGFKTPYDGVDTVLIRENTEGEYSGIEHVVVDGVVQSIKLITEEASERVLRFAFQHAESIGRTKVRVVHKATIMKMSDGLFVNVAERVAKDFPNIEFDAELLDNTCLKMVTDPTPYNDKVLVMPNLYGDILSDMCAGLIGGLGLTPSGNIGDECSIFEAVHGSAPDIAGKGLANPTALLLSSIMMLRHMRLNDHANKIEKAIFDTLAEGKALTGDLGGKAKTHEYAAAIIGKL, translated from the exons ATGCTGGCCAttcgctctctctccaaccCTGCCAGGCACTGCCTGCGAGCAGCTCCCCGCGCTGCCGCCACCTGGTCCGTTTCG AACAAGCGATTCTACTCCCAGGAGCGTGTTGCCAAGTATGAGGGAACCAAGGACTCCAAC GGCAACTTCCTCGTCAGCTTGATCGAGGGTGACGGTATCGGTCCCGAGATTGCCCAGTCCGTCAAGGACATCTTCTCCGCTGCCAAG ACCCCAATTGCTTGGGAGCCCATCGATGTCACccccatcatcaaggacggCAGGACCGCCATCCCCGACGCCGCCATTGAGAACATtaacaagaacaagattgCTCTCAAGGGTCCTCTGGCT ACCCCCGTTGGCAAGGGCCACGTTTCCCTCAACCTGACTCTGCGACGAACCTTTAACCTGTTCGCCAACCTGCGACCTTGCCGATCCGTCGCCGGCTTCAAGACCCCCTACGACGGTGTCGACACTGTCCTGATCCGAGAGAACACCGAGGGCGAGTACTCTGGCATTGAGCACGTTGTCGTCGACGGTGTTGTTCAgagcatcaagctcatcaccGAGGAGGCTTCCGAGCGAGTCCTGCGATTCGCCTTCCAGCACGCCGAGTCCATTGGCCGCACCAAGGTCCGCGTCGTGCACAAGGCCACCATCATGAAGATGTCCGACGGTCTCTTCGTCAACGTTGCCGAGCGTGTCGCCAAGGACTTCCCCAACATCGAGTTCGACGCCGAGCTGCTCGACAACACCTGCCTCAAGATGGTCACTGACCCCACCCCCTACAACGACAAGGTCCTGGTCATGCCCAACCTGTACGGTGACATTCTGTCCGACATGTGCGCCGGTCTCATCGGTGGTCTCGGCCTGACTCCCTCCGGCAACATCGGTGACGAGTGCTCCATCTTCGAGGCTGTCCACGGTTCCGCCCCCGATATTGCTGGCAAGGGCCTTGCCAACCCCACTGCCCTGCTGCTCAGCTCCATCATGATGCTGCGCCACATGCGCCTCAACGACCACGCCAACAAGATCGAGAAGGCCATTTTCGACACCCTGGCTGAGGGCAAGGCTCTGACTGGTGATCTCggcggcaaggccaagaccCACGAGTACGCCGCTGCCATCATTGGCAAGCTGTAA
- a CDS encoding exocyst complex component sec5 domain-containing protein, giving the protein MSDYERTILEFYQLPTSYPSEWPAEKDDDSSGDEADTKKHSRQKSRYQALEAAAGDGKAAVGKGAANNHVLKDEPDPLGTTDSVVRSLREIGLPAQDDVRLRNRFMLSSTTFSPTLFLSQIHQHADTRTLLEGLDTLSQSIDQKSASLKVLVESNFERFVKAKATIDNVYKEMKAGLNNPLALSSDSRKKNALIKESEYGVLGIKVPLLDVSAKAEDVWGPALGGREKEEHLRSFQRYVQQFKDPLELSTIISDCIKRKDYETLVEAYNRARKFADDAREVSKYIDRQMPEDDQLYQIMVAARVWYDVDRQIQSFKRDAWKRLSTLHTLSKSESHVGRGPDQHMDMISLLLELGVEDNPIWVWLMSRYEYLKTKIQSTAEHTKAEIEVLRRRLSIDSKPTSSDSADVIELWEKMLAFLTGLISPQGILGDLLEFWQTAQGFIEGRIQRTLPTGYNDESQGHHQLTQKNVTDLEKGIVELVDLLRGHVHDFFAGLPPEDLSVVFSPLPVSPNSPASAGGFGHSLSPTSTRDPRFNFDPNNPPPSSPKKGEPWEKLAFWPPWSNSISGVYYLCRMLALVGSGASDLATIDPIRSGNGQVLEQLKALTGVSRERCVTALCAAWNRDAENIKFIEDWLPSAESGDVTRMPASFAAFEGALLTGMQKILYISEAMSKPGAGDIVLPPPAKLLQMVRSQYVTTLYKALSGMVENAERSVKKTEDEWSIGQDGVISSVAASSVGKSTLDAGDRNVRMLLTLSNLQALRSQVVPNLNSQFENAFSVKLTDESKTIKDVLGQIDARLFQSYTKQATEKLREIIHSGLADHDWAPAQGERPQTAKPYVYETLLTLVLVHSQVSTTAASLTPQVLSFLLEQTSLQLLDAFRKRARYSLSALIQATLDVEFIAQTLSHYTTDKASELQSQIYQELDSRTDNDARARLQNELPEMRNVLKKLREASKNEFACFRKPKRSGQGVSRVDSGSMSPT; this is encoded by the exons ATGTCCGATTACGAGCGAACAATCCTCGAATTCTACCAGCTCCCCACCTCATACCCCTCCGAATGGCCTGCGGAGAAAGATGACGACTCCTCCGGGGACGAAGCTGACACGAAGAAGCACAGCCGGCAAAAGTCGCGATATCAGGCCCTCGAGGCGGCCGCGGGCGATGGCAAGGCCGCGGTGGGAAAAGGAGCTGCCAACAACCATGTTTTGAAGGATGAACCAGACCCCCTAGGCACCACAGATAGTGTCGTCCGTTCGCTGAGAGAAATTGGACTCCCGGCACAGGATGACGTGCGACTTC GCAACCGATTCATGCTGTCCTCGACTACCTTTTCGCCAACCCTGTTCTTGTCACAGATACACCAGCACGCTGACACGCGCACGTTACTCGAGGGCTTGGATACGCTTTCGCAGTCAATCGATCAAAAGTCAGCCTCCCTCAAGGTTCTCGTGGAGAGCAACTTTGAAAGATTCgtcaaggcaaaggcaactATAGACAATGTTTATAAGGAGATGAA GGCTGGCCTAAACAAccccttggccttgtcgtcCGACTCTCGAAAGAAGAACGCGCTGATAAAAGAGAGTGAATATGGTGTTTTGGGCATCAAAGTTCCCCTGCTGGACGTTTCTGCCAAAGCTGAAGATGTGTGGGGACCAGCTCTAGGAGGTCGAGAAAAGGAGGAACACTTGAGATCGTTTCAGAGATACGTACAACAGTTCAAAGATCCACTGGAGCTGAGCACCATAATATCCGACTGCATCAAGAGGAAAGACTACGAGACCTTGGTCGAGGCATACAACCGCGCCAGGAAGTTTGCCGACGATGCGCGCGAAGTATCAAAGTACATTGACCGCCAAATGCCAGAAGATGACCAGCTCTACCAGATCATGGTTGCGGCCCGGGTATGGTATGACGTTGATCGCCAAATCCAAAGCTTCAAACGGGATGCATGGAAGAGATTGTCTACCTTGCATACACTGTCGAAATCCGAGAGTCATGTTGGCCGAGGTCCAGACCAGCACATGGACATGATTtccctgctgctggagcttggCGTCGAAGATAATCCAATATGGGTGTGGCTAATGAGTCGATACGAGTACCTCAAAACCAAGATTCAGTCAACCGCCGAGCACACAAAGGCCGAAATTGAGGTGCTTCGCCGAAGGCTG AGCATCGACAGCAAACCAACATCGAGCGATTCCGCAGACGTCATTGAGTTGTGGGAGAAGATGCTTGCTTTTCTGACCGGCCTCATCTCCCCTCAGGGCATTCTTGGGGACCTCCTCGAATTTTGGCAGACTGCACAAGGCTTTATTGAAGGCAGAATACAAAGGACGCTACCAACGGGCTACAATGACGAATCTCAGGGACACCACCAGCTGACACAAAAAAATGTTACGGACCTTGAGAAGGGCATCGTGGAACTCGTAGATTTGCTGCGTGGACACGTACATGACTTCTTTGCCGGATTGCCCCCTGAAGATCTTAGTGTGGTCTTCTCGCCGCTTCCTGTCTCACCCAACTCACCCGCCTCAGCTGGCGGTTTTGGCCATTCCCTGAGCCCAACTTCCACCCGCGATCCTCGATTCAATTTTGACCCGAATAACCCGCCACCGTCCTCCCCCAAGAAGGGTGAGCCGTGGGAAAAGCTAGCGTTTTGGCCTCCTTGGTCGAATTCCATCAGCGGAGTGTACTATCTCTGCAGGATGCTAGCACTGGTCGGCTCAGGTGCCTCTGACCTTGCCACCATTGATCCTATTCGTTCGGGAAATGGCCAAGTtcttgagcagctgaaggCATTGACTGGTGTATCCAGAGAGCGTTGCGTCACGGCTCTGTGCGCTGCGTGGAACCGGGACGCCGAGAACATCAAGTTCATAGAAGATTGGCTACCGTCTGCCGAGTCTGGAGATGTTACGCGGATGCCTGCCAGCTTTGCCGCATTCGAGGGTGCTCTTCTCACCGGCATGCAGAAGATTCTCTACATCTCTGAGGCCATGTCGAAGCCAGGTGCTGGTGACATTGtcttgccgccgccggccaAGCTGCTCCAGATGGTTCGGAGTCAGTATGTAACCACCTTGTACAAGGCTCTCAGCGGCATGGTGGAGAATGCAGAGCGATCAGTCAAGAAGACAGAAGACGAATGGTCTATTGGTCAGGATGGGGTCATCTCCAGCGTTGCTGCATCGTCAGTGGGCAAGAGTActcttgatgctggagacCGA AACGTCCGAATGCTCCTTACCCTGAGCAATCTGCAGGCCCTACGGTCTCAAGTAGTCCCCAACCTGAACTCGCAGTTTGAAAATGCATTTTCCGTCAAGCTCACGGATGAGTCCAAGACTATCAAGGATGTGCTCGGCCAAATCGATGCTCGCCTCTTCCAATCCTACACTAAACAAGCTACTGAGAAGCTGCGTGAAATCATCCACTCTGGCCTCGCGGACCATGATTGGGCACCAGCGCAAGGCGAACGGCCTCAGACGGCGAAGCCATACGTATATGAGACGCTTCTGACTCTTGTGCTCGTCCACTCCCAGGTTTCCACTACGGCTGCCTCACTTACGCCTCAGGTTCTTTCGTTCTTGCTTGAGCAGACGTCTTTGCAGCTGTTGGATGCGTTCCGCAAACGCGCTCGCTATTCTCTCAGTGCTCTTATCCAGGCTACACTCGACGTTGAGTTTATTGCTCAGACGCTGAGCCATTATACCACCGACAAGGCTTCGGAGCTACAGAGCCAGATTTACCAGGAGCTGGACAGCCGTACGGACAATGACGCCCGCGCAAGGCTGCAGAATGAGCTTCCTGAGATGCGTAACgtgctcaagaagctcagGGAGGCAAGCAAGAACGAATTCGCTTGCTTTAGGAAGCCGAAGCGCTCGGGGCAGGGCGTTTCGAGGGTGGATAGCGGGAGCATGTCGCCGACCTAG
- a CDS encoding glycosyl hydrolase family 92 domain-containing protein, with the protein MYSSLLLLPLIPSLVNSAAIRSADLAGYVLTSTGTINGGNTFPGVSRPLGMVKLGPDLYSGTDAYSGYLSNGNFTGFTMLHESGTGGAPKYGVVSQMPVVGTVANPLSDAINDTRAAPDFTEIGYYKASLGSGTVLEMAATNKAGLFQYTFPSVGKDLNVLVDVSHVLSSYRGQGLEQHFLGGSINVRQDTKPGYYYYTGNGTYNNGWNRAGPWTVYFCGYFDAPATYKTFIGTSLNSSTLAEFSNKTNYSSQTARLGALFTFQQQSVISRVGVSFVSETQACANVKAEIPQGTSLATVRQGTRDAWNSQVLQKVTTTETNVTKLNQLYSALYFMHLLPTNKTGENPLWTSGEPYYDDIFTFWDTHRCTTSLLHILQPAYHEELLRSMVDIYRHEGYVSDARSSFWNGAVQGGSNSDNVFADAFVKGVRGKVDWEGAYASMVKNAEVVPPNNNDPRDPTGSTKEGRSALPDWLKYGYITPSFGRSVSRAVEYSVNDFMLATVANGLGLQNDFQKYYNRSHNWRNHWNTNMTALGFSGFLGPRNTSGFISQNPISCGGCYWADYYYQALPWEYSFNAHHDLDTIIQYSGGADTFVQRLEMTFQPGVYSGNSAFGSTIFNPGNEPSFATPYLYNFVNRQDLAVKRSRFIAKSYYKPTPGGLPGNSDAGAMESWLLWNMIGLYPMTGQTTFLIGSPWFTDLTISLGGGKTLKITTTGGSEDVYYVQSLKVNGKTWNKSWVSWYDIFANGGTLDFVLGSSPTNWTTGPTPPSPGSASAANARKILIDMSKAS; encoded by the exons ATGTATTCTTCATTATTGTTATTGCCGTTGATCCCATCGCTGGTCAATTCAGCTGCGATTCGTTCCGCTGACTTGGCTGGCTATGTATTAACCAGT ACGGGGACTATCAATGGCGGAAACACTTTCCCCGGTGTTTCTCGGCCACTGGGCATGGTCAAGCTCGGTCCTGATCTGTACTCGGGCACCGATGCTTACTCTGGCTATCTTTCCAATGGCAACTTCACGGGCTTCACGATGCTCCATGAGAGCGGCACCGGAGGCGCACCGAAATACGGCGTCGTTTCTCAGATGCCCGTTGTTGGGACTGTTGCAAACCCTCTGAGCGACGCCATCAATGACACCCGTGCCGCGCCTGATTTTACCGAGATTGGCTACTACAAAGCAAGTCTTGGCTCTGGAACTGTCTTGGAAATGGCGGCTACCAACAAGGCCGGCTTGTTTCAGTACACATTCCCTAGCGTTGGCAAGGATCTCAATGTGCTTGTTGACGTGTCTCATGTTTTGTCGTCCTACCGCGGCCAAGGGCTGGAGCAGCATTTCTTAGGAGGCAGCATTAATGTCCGTCAAGACACCAAGCCCGGatattactattatactGGTAACGGAACCTATAACAAT GGATGGAACAGAGCCGGCCCGTGGACAGTGTACTTCTGTGGATATTTCGATGCTCCAGCTACTTACAAAACATTCATTGGAACGAGCCTAAACTCATCAACCTTGGCTGAGTTTTCCAACAAGACAAACTACAGCTCCCAAACGGCAAGGCTCGGTGCCCTCTTCACATTCCAGCAGCAGTCTGTCATCTCTAGAGTTGGAGTTTCTTTCGTCTCCGAGACGCAAGCCTGTGCCAACGTCAAAGCCGAGATTCCTCAGGGAACCAGTCTAGCGACTGTTCGTCAAGGAACTCGAGATGCCTGGAACTCTCAAGTCTTACAAAAGGTGACAACAACCGAGACTAACGTCACTAAGCTGAACCAGCTTTACTCAGCCCTGTATTTCATGCATCTACTGCCGACAAACAAGACAGGAGAAAATCCTCTCTGGACGTCTGGCGAGCCTTACTACGATGATATTTTCACCTTTTGGGATACT CATCGATGCACAACGTCTCTACTCCACATCCTTCAGCCTGCATACCATGAAGAGCTTCTCAGATCCATGGTAGACATTTACCGCCATGAAGGCTATGTTTCGGACGCTCGCTCTTCATTCTGGAATGGCGCCGTCCAAGGAGGCTCAAACAGCGACAACGTCTTTGCCGATGCATTTGTCAAGGGTGTTCGTGGCAAAGTCGACTGGGAAGGTGCCTATGCTTCCATGGTAAAGAATGCTGAAGTCGTTCCGCCAAACAACAATGATCCACGAGACCCTACAGGCTCGACCAAGGAAGGGAGAAGTGCCCTGCCAGATTGGTTGAAATATGGCTACATCACTCCTTCGTTTGGACGGTCTGTTAGCAGAGCTGTTGAATA TTCGGTCAATGACTTTATGTTGGCTACCGTTGCCAACGGCCTTGGACTTCAGAATGACTTTCAAAAATATTATAACAGATCACACAATTGGCGCAATCACTGGAACACTAACATGACTGCTCTCGGATTCTCGGGTTTCCTTGGTCCCAGAAACACCAGCGGTTTCATCTCTCAAAATCCCATCTCCTGCGGTGGCTGCTATTGGGCAGATTACTACTACCAGGCTCTCCCGTGGGAATACTCTTTCAACGCTCACCACGATTTAGATACCATTATCCAGTACTCTGGCGGAGCAGACACCTTCGTGCAGCGCCTCGAGATGACCTTCCAACCCGGTGTCTACTCTGGCAACAGCGCGTTTGGTAGCACAATCTTCAACCCTGGCAACGAACCCAGTTTCGCCACCCCTTATCTGTACAATTTCGTCAACAGACAAGATCTCGCCGTCAAACGAAGTCGCTTCATTGCTAAATCGTACTACAAGCCCACGCCGGGTGGCCTACCCGGAAACAGCGACGCTGGAGCCATGGAGTCGTGGCTGTTGTGGAATATGATCGGCTTGTACCCCATGACGGGTCAGACTACCTTTCTCATCGGATCTCCCTGGTTCACTGACCTGACTATTTCCTTGGGCGGTGGCAAAACGCTCAAGATTACTACTACCGGCGGGAGCGAAGATGTTTACTATGTTCAGTCGCTCAAGGTTAATGGCAAGACGTGGAATAAGAGCTGGGTGAGCTGGTACGACATCTTTGCCAACGGCGGAACTCTTGATTTTGTGCTTGGCAGCTCGCCTACGAACTGGACGACTGGGCCGACCCCGCCGAGTCCTGGGAGTGCGAGTGCGGCGAATGCGAGGAAGATATTGATTGACATGTCCAAGGCGAGCTAA